GACACTCTCAGCCCTGTCCTCCTCTTTTGGGAGTAAGCTGGGCCCACAGATCAATGTGAGCAAGAGAGGGACCATCTACATGGGCAAGAGGCGAGGACGCAAGCCTAAAGTCCAAACAGCGAATGTAAATTCCAATGCCCAGAGCTCCACTCAGTCGTCTCTGTTTACCAATCCCACTGAAACATCTCTCTTCTCATCTACCCAacctcagcctcctcctccctctcacccTTTTCCGTCCCCATCTCTTACACACTCCAGTGGGGCTCAGAGTCCCTACAGTGAGGGAAGCGTCACCGAACCAACATCTACCCTACATTTTCCTCACCACTTCTCCCTCCCTTCCCCATCATCATCCTGTACCTCCCCGcgtcctccctcctcctgttcTATCTCTCCATTTGTGAAGAAGTGTTGTCCATGCCAGGGAAGGCACCACTTCCCCTTTCACCAGTCATCATGTAAGCTCTCCTTTCCCACCACTCCACTACACCACACACCTGGCTCTCCTGGCCACATCAAAGATGCCACCCCCTCCCCAAGGAGTGAATCACATAGTGAGGAAACACTGCCTAGTGATAGCGGAATTGGAACAGATAACAACAGTGTGTCTGAGCGAGGGGAGATGAGGAGAGCACGAGGCATTCTCACACTGGGCCAGGGGTCAGGAGTGATGCTTGGGAGTCAGAGACACCCCTCTCTTGTTGACCGTCCCTCTCCGGTTTCCTCACCTCCCTCTCATATCCCCAGGCACACAAACCTAATCAGTAACTCAAGTAATGTGGAGCGGCACAGAGACAGACATCGGCACAGGAGGAGGGATTACGACTGTTCCTCTCCTTGTACTTGCTTGTGCCCCTGCCCAGGACACAATAAGTGCACTCATTCAGACTTTTATCCTTGCCTTGGGCACAATGCActgaagagacagaaaaacaaacataaaaagaagCACCAGCAGCTACACACACAGGATCCAGACTTTCTGGCTGAACTTGAAGATCTGATTGTTCAATTCAGTGAGGTCCATATCGGAAGACGAAGTTGGATGAGGACAGAATTGGGACAAGGTTTTGATGGGAGTgggtctgcagctggaggaAGGCGCCATCACCCCTCCTCCCATCCGCACCGCTCCAACATCTTCAGGATCAATCTGAATGGTTTCTACTCACCTCATCCTTCATCTTACCCCACTAATCCTTCCTTCTCCCCGCAGCCTTTCTACCCCTGCCAGCCAGTGCATTGTAACAGAAAGCCAGACCGCAGGCAGTGTGGCTGCCCCTCAAAGTTCCAGGAGACCATTGAAAATATGGGCTTTTACAGCAGCTATCCCCCAGCCACCGCACTTTACCATCACCTCCCCAGCTCCTACTCACTTCCATCTCCCCACCAGTTTGGCCCCCATCAGCTCCATCATGCCCATTTCCTCCTCAACCCCGCCAGATTCCACAGACGCAGGAGCAGGTTGCTGAGAGAGGGAGCATTGGGCGGAGAGGTTGATGGAGATGTAGGAGGAGGCAGTGGAGGAGGCCCACATCTCAGCTCAGGGTTCACATCCAGCCTTTCCTGTGGCTGTGGGAGGAgcgaacacaaacacaaacataaacaccgTCACCGGCACTGCGAGCGAGAcatggatgatgatgaggagttGCATGGGGACGAGGAGGAAGACAgcatggagagggagagattgACCAGCTCAAAGCACAGGCCTGGGTTCATTTTGGGGCAAGGAGATGAAGGAAGGAAAGGGACAAGAGGAATGGGGAACATGCTGTCCAAAGAATCGCCTTGGTTACGTGAGAATGAAAATAAttctttctctgctgctgctgctgccacgtcatcatcatcatcatcactgtccacTGCTGAGAGGTACAAACACATGTCTCTCACCTCACTGGGGCTGGGTTCCTCTCACCTGTCTTCATTTGGAGGAGGCTGGGGTGGGCTGGACCAGAGCCGGATGAAATTTGGCAGCCTGGGGGGCTTGGCGTTTGGAAACCCAAACCCCAGCTGGAGAGGCTTCACTGGGGAGCAACAAACAGGCAGACTGGTTGCATCAGACATCAGATCTTCAGAGGACGAAGATGGCGACGACGCTGAAGAGTCACACCTGTACAGGACATCACCGTCCCCAACACATACTAACCTGTTCACAtctgctgccatggcaacaggaGGGAGGGGTCCAAGGAGTGGATTGTCCAGGAGAATTTCAGGAAATGAAGATAGGTCATGGAGGAGAGATGAGCCAGcttggagagagaggagagattcAGGTGAGGATGCATGGACGACTCAAATCTATAAATATGTGGGTAAAACAATCAGCAACATCTGTGCTTCTGCCTGATGGCACAAGATTATGTTATGTTGGCATTAGAGCTAAAATTGCATCAAATACTTGAAACACAGtagcatttgtttgtatttcactGTGCTGATAAATGCGTCTTAAGTTATCTGACAGCCCAGTTgtatgatgttattattttttccagAAAACATGAATATGTAGATTGCCAGTAGTAATCTAGACGCAACGGTGCCTTCAAACTGAAATTTAACTACAGTAATAGGATTTATTTCAAGGGCATCTTTTCATGTGCCCATTTTGACAGATCTTTATATTTGCACAATGTAGCAAAGAGACTGTGGCGTTGAGAGTTTGCCCAACATAGTGGCAGACTGGCAGCACTGCTTTTTCTCAGGTGGTGTTGAGCTTCACATCAAAGCCTGTAGGGTGTGTAAGACGAAACAAGACTCTGTTCTTTTTACAGCCAATTTTAGACTCCTTCTGCTGTGCAGGAGGCGCacctgacacacgcacacagacaaatGCAACCACTCAGCAACCACCACTCTCTGATAGAATTTTTATGTAGTGTTATAACAGAGAGGCAGCATCTTGGTGGGAATCTGCCAGAAAATCTTTGAAATCTTCCCAGTCTGAAGTGAACCACACACTGTTACTGCCTAGGGCAACCAAGTGAACACAATCATTAGTTAACCACCAAATTGGCTATTTAAAGCCTGGCCTATCCCTCACTGCTGGCCAACAGAACCTGTTTGACTTGGAAAAATCCAATCAGGAAAGAGTGGTCATAGTTGTCAGGGAGTGtggaaatttgaccaaaaagatAGATGACCACTGGATTGATTGATGGTGGAACAGCATGAGGGTCAGACAAAGGAAACATGAGTTCATCATCcagctaaacacacacacgtttaaaaTACAGTATGCTAGTAGAgggacttttctttttctgtctgctCAGCCCTTTGAGATTGTGTGTCACATTAACTAACTGTATACAAAAATGCATACGTGTGCAGGCTCACAACAAAGAATTATACATGTCGCTGCATAGTGTTGTGGTctattgtgcgtgtgtgtgtgtgtgtgtgtgtgcgcgtgtgtgtgcatacataaATCACTTGTTAATGCATTTCCCAGAAGTGATCTGGTCAGAGGAAATGTTGTGACTCACATAATCTGTGGCCCATCCACATGACTCAGCCCAAACGGGCCTCACCTCACACCTCAATCACTGATCCACATCTGTCTCATTTCCTCTTCACCACTTACACCCCACCAACCCCCACCTCAACCCCTCCTTCCCTGTTTCTGTTTCAACAACTGCAGGTTTACAAGGTGACTCAAGAAGCCGGGGGCAGCAGAAAAGTGTGCCAGCGCCTGACAGTGTGACGGTGAAAAGCAAAAGGCGGCCAGGACGGCCCAGGAAGAACCCACTGCCCTTCACTGCATCCTCCCCCACACACTTATCCACAGCTCCCTCCATGTCATCGCTCGACCTCGTGCCGGGACAAAACCACAACACAGACGCAAGAGAGGTGGGcgggagaaaagaggaaagagcgttagagagagatggaggaggtgtCACGATGCAGCAGGTGACAGAGTTGGAGCTGCAGGCcaggaagaagagagggaggaaaagaaaacatggtGACTCTCCCTGTCATCAGAGGTAAACACTCCCAGTTGCATTAAAAAGCACCTGAGCTGGTTGATTTGAAAATTCAATACAACCACTCACTACTGCCATATTAACCTATTGTTTTCAGCACTGTGTGCTAAACCAGTgccttttcttcctttctccttttccctctctatcattctatctctctctcttcatgctTTACTTTTAGTGTTGCTGTGGATTTGCCCGAGTGTGACACCCTCCCTGAATGTTTTAGCCAACCGGATGTGGATCAGGCTCCGTCCCAACCAGTAACCATCCaagaagaggagagagctgACAGTCATCCCAAGAAGAGGTTTTTGAGGGCTGGTCTTTACTCCGATGATTACAAAACCACAGAGTGAGTCGAGCGGTTCCATAAACAAGCAGTGATAACAGTTTGactgttttcagtttttgtgtTCATCAATAGTTGTTCTTGTCTTTCCTAGCCCTCCCGCTAAAGCCAAGCAGAAGTGCAGAGAGAGTTTGGAGTATACACCAGGGGAGCACGAGTACACACTTTTACCTGCTCCCATACATGTTGGtgagtggattaaaaaaaacaatattgtttaatatttcactgtagtttttttgtggttgtgaCTGTGTATAAACTGCCTTTGTGTCCACTAGGGAAATACCTGAGGCTGAAGCGGATTCATTTCCAATTACCTTATGATGTTATGTGGCTGTGGCAGCACAACCAGGTATAGTAGTGCTTCATggcacagagagaaaagactTACAAACATTCAGGGATGTAATTAATTCTCATCTTCTTTGCTTACAGCTTCAGAGACAGCCCGCTGTTCCACTGAAGAGGAAGCGTCGTTACTGTGAGTTGCCACTATTAGATgtgctttcttgtttttttaatttttaacatcatgtgaaaaaaattttaaaagaaagttTTCTTTCCCAGAATTGAAACAGCTAAAAGTAGCAGTTGCCAATTCACCACAAAAAGAACTGGAAGTTCTGTTTATCAGCGTTTTCTCCAATCCATGGTTtttgaaatgacatttttttctgatggctcacatttgtgctgtCTCCTGTTTTGAGAGGCTCTGTTCTTCTTGGCAAgcatttgattttatttcttaCCACTGTTCCACTCAATTTAGATAAATGTCTCTGGAACTGCCACATTGACTTTGGAAATATGATCCGTTAGCTATTGTCTCAAGAAATTTAGTTGGAAAAGAATATTGCAGTTATCGATACTATCAGAATCGCAATGTTAAGGAATGGTGACAAAAACGTCTGGTTCAGTTGAAGGTCTTGATCAGTGtaaaatgtctctgtgtctgttttcccAGGCCGACTGAAGGAAAGGACCATATCTCCTCACCAGACAACAGTGAGTTTATTAGGACGAGTAAAGAACCTAActttgcatcttttgttctcTAAAACTTACCACCATCCCTCcattttctgtttcctgtgcAGGAGGAGAGTTCCAGTGACATTACCAGTCTGTTCCCTCATCTTGACATGGATCCTCTGACCAGCAGCGAGAGGTATGGACAGACCGCAGGATAAACTGCTTGTTACTCCGGCGCAGACAGCTAActtttctgtgcatgtgtgtgtgtgtgtgtgttgggccaGGAGCTTTGTGGTGAAGCACCACGTGTTCCTCGTGAGGAACTGGGAGCtcatgagagacagacagatccGACTGAGGatacagagggacagagagagagacgcagagggggaggagagggactCAATAGCTCCGTCCTGTGATGGAGCCAATGGGGACGACAGCCACATCAAGTCAGGTCCATgaagcaagtgtgtgtgttagtttttgtttctgtagGTGTCTGTgtatgcatttgtgtttgtggtcaaACTCATTTGTACTGTGTAACCATCTTTTGTGTCCCGTGTATGTCTTTaactttgtgtgagtgtgtgtgtaggtgtgtgtgtgtgtgtgtttgtgtgtgctctgCTTACAGCTCGTCATCTTCATATTTGGCTTGTGTCTCCATATCGTACTCAGCAGCACAAACTAAGCAGTTTTCCAACCACAGAATTTCAGCCTGCAGAAATGTTTCCCCATTTCTGTCATCCACTGCTGGTGTCCAAAAACCCAGCAGGCATCAACTTTCCCCATTAGCAGTGAAACCACACAGTTTCCATCAAAAGCTCCCTGACTGATTCAGGATAAGAACCAAGGAGGACATTAGCataaacacagataaatatCTGTTAAAAAgcaatgtgcttttttttttttttccttttctttctttaaagccgtcactgacatactgtactgtTTGACGTCTGACCCTCAGATCAGCAAGTGGGGGTGGAGGTGACGGTTATCAGCAGTGACCCCCTCCATCAGAGTCAGGACACCTCCAGCTTGCACACTGCCAGCCCCTTTGTGAGTTAATACCACTTCCCACGTTAAAACAAAACTTTTCTTTTCGGAATGCAAATTTCCCCAtgaataaaaatctgtttttgcaattactcctgcatgttggTTCACCACAGCCCACCAGAAcccagagcagagaggaggagagagagaatgaaaaacCAGGGGAAGAAGAGGCCTGCAgcagagaacagaggaggaggcggcttAATGATTTACTTTTGACCCTGCAGCACTCATAAGCTAACACAGAGAGGTAAGTAGATCATCAGGTACAGACAAAGAGCATGTTCAGACTTGGTATTAACATCCGTTCTTAGTGATCCGTTCACATCCAGATCACGCTAGTCTGAATCTGAATCCATACTCAAATTTAAGTAGACAAACCACATTCAGAGTTGATTTGAGGACGTATGTGTTCCACATTTTTCCGCTGCATGAACACAGTCTGTCCTCTGACCAGCGGTAGcttcatacattcatttatttgcagccacACTTGATCGTCCTGTAATTAATTTTTTCTCGCAGCGTGAATACAGCTTTGGTTTTACTCAAgctcctcatctctctctggcacacacacacacgcacacacacagatgcacagacTCTAGATCTGTTCATATTTGGTCACTGAAAACGCATCtaggatgcattttaatgccaggtgtgagtACTTGGTACTGCCTGCATATGACGGATGTTGACACCAGGTGTGAATGAGGCCAGTGAGGttcatgtattgttttgtttacagtatTTCACCTTCATGTAGGTGGGAGCACTCTGAAAAGGGACCAGGCCCACCACTGGACATATGGACACAAACTGATGTCACACAGCACTGCTATTAACAGTAGCAGTGCCGCAGAGAACAAGCGAGAAAAAAAGATGCAGAATTATAGAGGCTAAAACTGCAAGAAAGAcatctcacacactgacagacgagTGTGTTGAACCCAGCACTCTGAAGGGCATCACACCAAGGATGAAACCATGGCAACGCACCTTTTGTCCAAGCGGCGAGGGATGAAAGAATCAGATAGACTGTCCCAGATGGAAGACAGAAACAGACCAGCTGAAATGAATTTGCACTAGTGCTGGATGAACAAGCACACTAAAGACTGTATGTATGCTGAGTGGACACActataaatgcacacacatacactttgaCTGCTCTTACTTCAGCACCTTAAGCAAACTGGGAAAGACAGAGTTTGAAAGTGGATGTACATAATACTCTTTGAGCATTTGGGTTCTGAAGTTTCCATGAGACAAGGAGCTCACAAACTGCCTGGAGGAACAAAAATGTAGCCCAGGCCCTAAGTAGGTCAAATTTGAACCCTAATTTCCTTGTAAGACTTTCAAAGTCACACTGCACCTTTGGGAAAATGGCACACGGGGAAAGTaagccagtaaaaaaaaaaaaatctgttgagATAGTGTTAGGGTTTTTCTTCACATAGTGTCTGCTATGTACCAGTGAAAAGGCAGGGGGAGGGGGCTGGGCTTAGTGATAGGAATTTTGGCAACGCTGCAAGAGAATTTCTAATGAGGTTTTAAGAAAGaagttatttttgaaaaaaaacaaaaaaaaacaggcagctTGAGTACTGTCTGCTAAAGAAATGGACAAAATATGTTCACGATAGGAATGTTTATTGTTGACTGTTTTCAGTATTGCTTCCTTtggaagggagggagggtgtaaaaaaaaaaaagtgtttctgttTACTTCAGGCTGCCTTTGAGAATGTTACGCTCTTTGCTCCGGAGCATTGACAATCAGAATGCTGTCAGAAGGGGAGAAAGACACAAGAGAGGAAAGGGAATGAAAAGTGATTTGCCCCAAATGCTCTGTAGAAGTGCCATGTTGTCTTGTGTACCTTACTAAGCGCTCTCATGCAGTCTTTAAAAAGCAATATCTCCTCTGGTAACAACTATATAAGGACttcctttgttgttttgattactattttcttttttaaagttgtgAATATTTGCGGTTTGGACGTCATTTTCTTCTGTACAGATGCAGAGTAGTTTGTGCTTGGGCTAATCCACTTTGTGGAAGTCACCGTAAGCATTTAGTTTCATGTGAATgtacatagagagagagagagagagagacctgttTTCCTTCTATCAGCAGTAGCGTGTAAATCTATTATCATACATGACAATATTATTGGGATTATACATAAAGGATAATAACTATATCTTTCATTTACTAAGATGTTTTTAACCAGATATACAGCTGACCAATATATCACACATTTCTCCTTAAAATTGATGATGATTGTATGTAATTTTTGTAGAATTAtattatttgtctcttttttagaTGAACgtaatcccttttttttttttttttcttaaattggTCAGacaatcagtgacagtgaatTAGTTTGTTTGCAGTGTTACATTTTTGCTCTCTTTCAGTAGTGTGGCTTCTAATACCAAGCCAAGAAAGTGCAATTTCTTTGACTGTTTACATACTGTACGtatatttttcctcttttcttttctctcttttttttttttaactaagaGCACTATGTTTTTGCCAGTGGATGATTACGTTTATAGCAAAGGTACCCATTAAGAGTTATTCACTAGTTTGCATGACATGTATCCTTCGCCTGTTGCCTCTAAAGATGTGCATctgcaaacaaaacatcaaatgcTGTTGAAACTCATTGCCATAGAATGTCTGCTCAGATGTTTTGCCTCTATatccataataataacaacaacaatagtaataataataataataaaaaaagcattttatgtCCACTAGTACTAAACTCCGAAAACTGCGTCAGTTACAAAGCCTTCTgcttaaagtgtgtgtgtgtgtgtgtgtgtttgtgagagtgcTGCAGTGATGCTAATCAGCTTGAGCTAACAGTGCTATCTAGTGGTGTTATATTGTACATCTCACCCTGTGTTGTCCTCCATAATGACCCACAATGGAGGACACTATCAAAAGAACATGGTAACAAGATGGGGGAGGGCTGCGGCTCACACTGGAGATTTATTCTCCTCTTTTTGCCCTTCGTGCGACTCATCCCAGGGCGTCCT
The sequence above is a segment of the Solea solea chromosome 13, fSolSol10.1, whole genome shotgun sequence genome. Coding sequences within it:
- the LOC131471098 gene encoding histone-lysine N-methyltransferase ASH1L-like isoform X2, with amino-acid sequence MDQRVKGGTPPATNSTLSPTAALEDSEQDQVAEKKRRCDGENTDVGKKEQEKKGTGRKREGDKGAVLELLIEGRCGSSGQQQLQISGKETSCPEGNVRLRMGIQAKRTKKPPKILESYVCKPTIRTYQRQGRGGLLRGDTEGLGQQSKSSSIPDETTREQHSGLDVISSLSSSSSSQQLPLPSTPASVPTIANQGSKSAKQVPVKLADKTEVNSNGSSERAKKERLPSINGQPVPAGHKSCSPTTDQAASTTPSTPCIQSASETRNERNTTKKHNGLVRTARQKGLSNGKVCANNLGTSSKIKVGKNSSSSSISSMDSSSRPPVSTSSHRELSLSNKSNPDSPSSPSATPKPQSAPSVDLSAQSQDQNPSVQTSLEKKREKERKTKKEKRKDKKSKRDRLEAERAKSGDEEGKKKKKENGKDGKPRHGKQKAERQRTDDRWRDNLKTERGKAEKKRDKLSPDRQRTEDNNQKCGETFDCGKLDKTCKVLNPGRPEEKNETDDSCGSVKLAEPITTGETSKSKEQDSSRHSAVPLSHPSCSAPPTLPTLSARAPVSPPSFPQEQDSRPLKKRKARRPSWTKLVHRAHRAENHENPSDSQHNPLLSFPQNPKISLPAKASFQHTDDTHTVTSALSSNLSALSSATKPPSPKQPMSDPSPPVSRCPITPTRKRGRPQSHSSSLNGPPPRLSANAVPAEEPLLGCNDIQKAPVLEPSPVLAAQSKSSPKKRGRPPKRPLPEDQSEDALNHADNTDRSKDFHTSDKGNRQLKIRRIINEMKKRKKRRLHKVMLSSYVGKEGRGVEAADGETTLRMCKSIESTTVQTLSALSSSFGSKLGPQINVSKRGTIYMGKRRGRKPKVQTANVNSNAQSSTQSSLFTNPTETSLFSSTQPQPPPPSHPFPSPSLTHSSGAQSPYSEGSVTEPTSTLHFPHHFSLPSPSSSCTSPRPPSSCSISPFVKKCCPCQGRHHFPFHQSSCKLSFPTTPLHHTPGSPGHIKDATPSPRSESHSEETLPSDSGIGTDNNSVSERGEMRRARGILTLGQGSGVMLGSQRHPSLVDRPSPVSSPPSHIPRHTNLISNSSNVERHRDRHRHRRRDYDCSSPCTCLCPCPGHNKCTHSDFYPCLGHNALKRQKNKHKKKHQQLHTQDPDFLAELEDLIVQFSEVHIGRRSWMRTELGQGFDGSGSAAGGRRHHPSSHPHRSNIFRINLNGFYSPHPSSYPTNPSFSPQPFYPCQPVHCNRKPDRRQCGCPSKFQETIENMGFYSSYPPATALYHHLPSSYSLPSPHQFGPHQLHHAHFLLNPARFHRRRSRLLREGALGGEVDGDVGGGSGGGPHLSSGFTSSLSCGCGRSEHKHKHKHRHRHCERDMDDDEELHGDEEEDSMERERLTSSKHRPGFILGQGDEGRKGTRGMGNMLSKESPWLRENENNSFSAAAAATSSSSSSLSTAERYKHMSLTSLGLGSSHLSSFGGGWGGLDQSRMKFGSLGGLAFGNPNPSWRGFTGEQQTGRLVASDIRSSEDEDGDDAEESHLYRTSPSPTHTNLFTSAAMATGGRGPRSGLSRRISGNEDRSWRRDEPAWRERRDSGLQGDSRSRGQQKSVPAPDSVTVKSKRRPGRPRKNPLPFTASSPTHLSTAPSMSSLDLVPGQNHNTDAREVGGRKEERALERDGGGVTMQQVTELELQARKKRGRKRKHGDSPCHQSQPDVDQAPSQPVTIQEEERADSHPKKRFLRAGLYSDDYKTTDPPAKAKQKCRESLEYTPGEHEYTLLPAPIHVGKYLRLKRIHFQLPYDVMWLWQHNQLQRQPAVPLKRKRRYCRLKERTISPHQTTEESSSDITSLFPHLDMDPLTSSERSFVVKHHVFLVRNWELMRDRQIRLRIQRDRERDAEGEERDSIAPSCDGANGDDSHIKSDQQVGVEVTVISSDPLHQSQDTSSLHTASPFPTRTQSREEERENEKPGEEEACSREQRRRRLNDLLLTLQHS